From Salinicola endophyticus:
GTCGAGATAGCGTCCGGCGGAGTAGAGCATCTCGCAGCCGAGCTCGTCGGCCAGCGCGGCAAGTTCGGGATTGTCTGCCTGCTCCGGGGCGCAGTAGTAGGAGCAGCGCCGGATCTGCGGCTCGTCCTGGCGCACGATCTCGGGGAAGCGGCTCATCGCGCTGGCGATACGCGATTCGCCCGGCCAGCACTCGTCGATGGGGTTCTGCAGCGCCTGGATCGGCTGCAGGGTGTCGCCGTGATAGAGGCTGGCGCCGACGTCGGCGACGATATAGTCGGGCTGCGGCAGCGTGGGGTCGGAGAGCAGCGGCAGGATCGCCTCGAGGCTGCGCCCGCTGACGTAGGCCAACTGGATTTCCGGATGCGCGGCGATGGTCTGGTAGAGGCTCAGGCGGTCCTCCGGGGCGCCACCGAGAAAGGTACCGTCGAGATCGGTCGCTAGTAGCATGTTCTTCTCCTGCCCGGCATGGCCGGGGTGTGGTTCCCTGCAACGTAGGCCGGGGAGGCCTCAGGCCTTTGCGGCCGTGTCGACGATCCGCCGGCGTTCGTGCTCTGCGTAAAAACTGGGGTCGGCGAATAGATCCTGCTGCACGTCGTCGTACATCATCTCCAGCGCCTGGCTGCTGGTTGGGGTCATTGGCTCGAAATGTGCGCTGTCGCCACTGATCAGGGTCGAGACGTGGCGACGGCGATAGAGCGCGTAGAGCCCCAGCAGGGCCAGCACGCCGGCGATATAGAGTGGCAGCCCCTGGTTGCCGAACAGGCTCATCACGGCGCCGGCGAGAATCGGCGCCAGGGCGCTACCGGCGCCCTGAACCACCAGCATGTCGGCCGAGCCTGAGACGATCTCATCGGGGTTCAACTGATCGATCAACTGCGCCACCGCCAGGGGATAGAGGGAAAATGCCAAACCGCCCCAGATAAAGAATAGACCCAATAGCGCCCTGGGGTCAGGCACCAGTGGCATTACCGCAGCACACAGGGCGGCGAGCAGCACCACCCAGGTCATCACCCGGGCGCGATCGTGGCGGTCGGAGAAGCGCCCGATGGGAATCTGCAGCAGCGCGCCACCCAGAATCGCCGCGCTCATCACCAGGCCGACACCACCGACATCGAAGCCCTGGGCGCGGGCGTAGACTGGCGTCAGCGCCCAGAATGCACCCATCGCCAGCCCCGAGAGCGCGGCGGCGGCCACCGACAGCGGGGCGAAGCCGAGCAGCGCCTTGAGCCGGCTCTTGGGGCGTGCCGTGATCACCGGCTGGCTGCGCTTGGTCATGGTGATCGGCAGCAGGGCCCAGCAGATGAAGATGGCGGTCATCAGGAACAGCAGATGGCCCTCGGGGGTATCCAGCCGCAACATCTGCTGGGCCAGCGTCAGAGCGCCGAGGTTGATCACCATGTAGAGGGCGAAGACACGGCCGCGCTCGTGGCTGGCGGCCTGGGCGTTGAGCCAGCTCTCGATCACGGTCATCACGGTGATGAAGCTGAGCCCGTAGAGCACACGCAGCGCGAGCCAGACCCAGGGGTCGATGAAGATCAGGTGCAGCAGTGCGGTCGAGGCGCACAGGCTGGCGCAGAAGGCGAAGGTGCGGATATGGCCCATGCGCCGAATCAGGCGCCCGCTGACCCAGGTGCCGCAGACGAAGCCGACGAAGTAGCCGGACATGATCAGACCGATCAGCGCGGTCGGGAACCCTTCGCTGGCGCCGCGCAGGGTCAGCAGGGTGTTGATCAGACCGTTGCCCAGCAGCAGCAGGGCGACACTGCCGAGCAGGGCACGGAGCGGGCGAAGCAGCGACCACATGGCATCTCTCCCGAGGAAGGCTCTGTCTCTACCATGCAGTAAGCATGCCGTTCGGGCCGTGGGTCGCTTAAAGACGCCTATCGATAATGCAGTGTTATCGAAAAAGGGGGATTTCGGGGTGAGAAGTTATCATCATCCTGCACCTCAAGAGCAATATTTTGCACCTCGATGGTGCGCAGTCCGGGCTTGGGCATCCGTGGCGAGCTCAGACATAGAGCACGCCCTCACCGACGATGAGCGCCTCGCCGCCGATCTGGATCGTCTGCTGGCCCGCCTCGGCGCAGGTCACGCGGCCGTGGATATGGCTCGGTCGTCCCATCTCCACCCCCTGGACGATCTGCCAGTCGCGCGTTCGGGTGCCCGACTGGCATGACAGATAGCCGATCAGCGGTGCGGCGGCGCTGCCGGTGGCGGGGTCTTCGTAGAGACTCGCATCTCCCGTGAACATCCGCGTGCGCAGCCGCTGCGGCGTGTCGCGCACATAGAGGTAGAGACTGCGCTCGGAGGCAGCGGGCAGGGCATGGGCGAGGGCGCTGCTGTCGATACGCACCGCAGCCAGTGCATCGAGATCGGCGAGTTCGATCAACTGATAGGGAACCCCGCAGGAGGCGCTGAGCGGCCGGGCAACGATCTGTTCGCGGGAGAGCCCCACGATCTCTGCTGCCTGCTCGATCGACAGTGAGTCTTCACTGACTTCGAGCGACTGCGCCGTGGTCAGCCACGCCTGAGTGCCGGCGAAGTGGATCGGCACGTCACCCACACCCTCTGCGAGGATCAGTGGCGTGTCCGTGTCGTGCCAGCCCAGTGCCTGCGCTAGCCAGGCGGTGCCCACACTCGGATGCCCGGCGAAGGGTAGTTCGCCACTGGGGGTAAAGATACGCAGACTGAGACGTCCGGGCCGGCGCGCGGTGATGAACACGCTCTCGGAAAGGTTCAGTTCCCGGGCCAGCTGCGCCATCTGCGTGTCTGTCAGCGCAGCGGCGTCGGGGAAGACGGCCAGAGGATTGCCCGCGAAGGGCGTGGCGGTGAAGACATCCAGCAGCACGTAGCGATAGCCACGGCGTCCCTGAGTTTGGCTAGCCGGCAACAGAGAACGCTTATCTGGCGTGTTATCAGTCGATAGTGTGTGCTCACTCATCGATTCATTCTCCGGCTGAATTGGCTATCTTCGTGGTCGACTCAGCGCCAGAACGGGCGATGGGTCTCCCGGTATACCTGACTGGGCAGCAGACCGATATCCTGCAACTGGTGCGTATCGAGCTCCGCCAGCTGGCGTCGGGTGCGCCGACGCTGCCAGACGCTGGGCGAGTCATACCGCAGCGATCGTCGACGTTGGCGTGTGTCGCCCCACAGGATACCGTCCACGGTATTCAGCGTGGTGACGAACAGGTGCAAGGGCATGAAGCGCATGGCGGAGGCTCCCGGGTTCGATGAGGGAGCGTCCAGCTTAGGCAGCCGCCGGGGTGCCACACAGAGGCAGAAAACGACTATCTCCGGCACACAGACAGGCGCTTTTCCGCTCTGTATGCCTGTTTTGTGCGCGATCTGTCACGTGAAGCACCAGGCGCAAGCATACACAATGATCGGCGTGACACCCGATGCGATGTGAGGAGGGGAGGATGCACCGTTACGAGCGGCTGGCCGATCATCTGCGTGAGCGTATCCAGGCCGGCTTCTATCAGGTCCACGAGCGCCTGCCCTCGGTGCGTGCGCTGGCGCAGGCGCACGGGGTCAGCCTTTCCACCGTGCAGCACGCCTATCACCAGTTGGAAGATGCCCAACTGATCGAGGCGCGGCCCAAGTCGGGTTATTTCGTCTCGCCGCGGCGCGAGCGCCTGCCCGCGCCACCGGTCGCGCGTACCGCCCAGCGTCCGGTCGAGGTGTCACAGTGGGAGCATGTGCGTGAGGGCACCTGCGTGCTGCCTGATACCAGCATGCACAACCTGGGGCGCGGCATGCCGGATATCGATGCGCCGACGCTCAAGCCGCTGCTGCGTGCGCTGGCCCGGGTCAGCCGGCGCCAGGACCTGATCGGTCTCAACTACGATACCCTGCATGGCCGCCCCGAGCTGCGTGAGCAGATCGCTCGGCTCGCGGTGGGACAGGGCTGCCGCCTGCATCCCGATGACATCGTGGTCACCACCGGCTGCCACGAGGCGATCTCGATCGCCATGCGCGCGGTGTGCGAGCCCGGCGGCATCATTGCGGTGGATTCCCCCAGCTTCTACGGCGCCCTGCAGTCGATTCGCGCCTACGGCATGAGGGCGATGGAGATCCCCACCGACCCCGAGACCGGCATCAGCCTGGAAGCGCTGGAGCTGGCCCTGGAGCAGTGGCCGATCCGCGCCATCCAGCTCACCCCGACCTGCAACAACCCGCTCGGCTATAC
This genomic window contains:
- a CDS encoding PLP-dependent aminotransferase family protein; translated protein: MHRYERLADHLRERIQAGFYQVHERLPSVRALAQAHGVSLSTVQHAYHQLEDAQLIEARPKSGYFVSPRRERLPAPPVARTAQRPVEVSQWEHVREGTCVLPDTSMHNLGRGMPDIDAPTLKPLLRALARVSRRQDLIGLNYDTLHGRPELREQIARLAVGQGCRLHPDDIVVTTGCHEAISIAMRAVCEPGGIIAVDSPSFYGALQSIRAYGMRAMEIPTDPETGISLEALELALEQWPIRAIQLTPTCNNPLGYTLSEARKRSLYALARRFDVAIIEDDVYGDLSYGFPRPPTIKSFDEDGRVLLCSSFSKTLAPGLRIGWIAPGRYHERALHMKYVGTGSTATQGQMAVAEFIREGHHEPHLRRMRAQYQCNRDRMLDVIARAFPASIRVSYPAGGFMLWLECAEDIDSVALNERLMEEGIRIAPGVVFSATGKYRHCLRLNHAVFDDEIAHAVMRVGQRVTEMLAQGADVARPETA
- a CDS encoding MFS transporter codes for the protein MWSLLRPLRALLGSVALLLLGNGLINTLLTLRGASEGFPTALIGLIMSGYFVGFVCGTWVSGRLIRRMGHIRTFAFCASLCASTALLHLIFIDPWVWLALRVLYGLSFITVMTVIESWLNAQAASHERGRVFALYMVINLGALTLAQQMLRLDTPEGHLLFLMTAIFICWALLPITMTKRSQPVITARPKSRLKALLGFAPLSVAAAALSGLAMGAFWALTPVYARAQGFDVGGVGLVMSAAILGGALLQIPIGRFSDRHDRARVMTWVVLLAALCAAVMPLVPDPRALLGLFFIWGGLAFSLYPLAVAQLIDQLNPDEIVSGSADMLVVQGAGSALAPILAGAVMSLFGNQGLPLYIAGVLALLGLYALYRRRHVSTLISGDSAHFEPMTPTSSQALEMMYDDVQQDLFADPSFYAEHERRRIVDTAAKA
- a CDS encoding PhzF family phenazine biosynthesis protein; protein product: MPASQTQGRRGYRYVLLDVFTATPFAGNPLAVFPDAAALTDTQMAQLARELNLSESVFITARRPGRLSLRIFTPSGELPFAGHPSVGTAWLAQALGWHDTDTPLILAEGVGDVPIHFAGTQAWLTTAQSLEVSEDSLSIEQAAEIVGLSREQIVARPLSASCGVPYQLIELADLDALAAVRIDSSALAHALPAASERSLYLYVRDTPQRLRTRMFTGDASLYEDPATGSAAAPLIGYLSCQSGTRTRDWQIVQGVEMGRPSHIHGRVTCAEAGQQTIQIGGEALIVGEGVLYV
- a CDS encoding DUF1127 domain-containing protein, translated to MRFMPLHLFVTTLNTVDGILWGDTRQRRRSLRYDSPSVWQRRRTRRQLAELDTHQLQDIGLLPSQVYRETHRPFWR